The window CAAGAAGTCTTGGGAGGCAAATTCGACAAAAACAACTACAAAACAGAGCGGTTATGGGCTACCGCAAGGGATGGTAAAAAAGTACCCATTTCCATTATCTATCGCAAGGATACTCCTTTGGATGGTACCAGTCCGTTGTTGCAATATGGATATGGTTCCTATGGAGCTACCATGGACCCGTATTTTTCGTCCATCCGATTGAGTTTGTTGGATCGTGGCTTTATTTATGCCATCGCACACGTGCGTGGCGGCGAATATTTGGGAAGACCTTGGTACGAGGATGGAAAATTATTGCAGAAAAAAAACACCTTCACTGATTTTATTGATGTCAGTAAATTTTTGATAGAACAAAAATATACCAGTTCCGAGCATTTATATGCCATGGGTGGTTCTGCCGGTGGACTTTTGATGGGAGCCATCATTAATATGGAGCCGGAACTTTATCATGGTATCATTGCTGCGGTACCTTTTGTGGATGTGGTCACCACCATGTTGGACGATACCATTCCATTGACCACGGGCGAGTACGACGAATGGGGTAATCCGAACGAAAAGGAATATTATGATTACATGAAATCCTATTCGCCATACGATAATGTGGAGGCCAAGGCGTATCCGCATATGTACGTATCCACGGGTTTGCACGATTCCCAAGTACAGTACTGGGAACCTGCCAAATGGGTGGCTAAATTAAGAGAATACAAAACAGATAACAACCTCCTGTTTTTGGATACCAATATGGATGCAGGACATGGCGGGGCATCGGGCCGTTTTGAGGCCTTGAAGGAAACAGCAAAGGAGTATGCCTTCATTTTGGACTTGGAAGGAAAAGCCCTTTAAAAATAAAATGTTACATTTGCACCGAACAAATGCCTTATCTTTGAGGGTATTGTTCCCTACCTAATACCAGTTATGAAGAAACAGATAAATGCGCACAGCAATATCCTAGACCTAATTGGAAGTACCCCCTTAGTTAAGCTAAACAGAATTACTGCCCCCCTAACCGGAAACTTCTATGCGAAATTGGAATGTTTCAATCCGGGACATTCCGCAAAAGATAGAATTGCGATTCATATCATCGAGGAGGCAGAGCGAAAGGGCATCTTAAAGCCTGGCAGCACCATTATTGAGACTACCTCAGGGAATACAGGCTTTAGCCTGGCCATGGTAAGTATCGTGAAAGGGTATAAGTGCATTTTGGCCGTAAGTTCAAAGTCATCACCGGACAAAATAGATATGTTGCGTTCCATGGGAGCCAATGTTTATGTATGTCCAGCGCACGTGAGCGCAGATGACCCCCGTTCCTACTACGAGGTGGCCAAACGTTTGCACAGTGAAACACCGAATTCCATATACATCAACCAATATTTTAATGAGCTCAATATTGATGCCCATTATTCCAGCACTGGACCTGAAATTTGGGAGCAGACCAATGGTCAAATTACCCATTTGGTAGCATGTAGCGGAACAGGAGGGACTATTTCGGGAATTGCACGCTATCTGAAAGAGCAAAACCCCAACATCAAGGTTTTGGGTGTAGATGCATACGGTTCCGTTTTGAAAAAATATCACGAAACAGGGGAATTCGACCACAACGAAGTATACCCATATCGAATTGAAGGACTAGGTAAAAACTTGATACCTGCCGCTACCGATTTCAACGCCATTGACAGGTATGTTAAGGTAACCGATGGTGAAAGTGCGCACATGGCCCGCAAATTGGCCCATACCGAAGGTATTTTCGCCGGTTACACCAGTGGTGCAGCGACCCAAGCCCTGTACCAGTTGAATACCGAAGGAGAATTTACCGAAGATAGCAATGTGGTGGTAGTTTTCCCAGACCACGGTTCCAGGTACATGAGCAAAGTTTATAGTAACGAATGGATGGAGAATCAAGGCTTCTTTGATATCCAGAACGCCGAAATACCCGAGGAAATCAAGTATATTAAATAAACCAGTACCCTATAATACCTCAACTACGGCGATGAAATTTCATCGCCGTTTTTTTTATCTGAAAATTTCGTTATGCAAGGTTCGTAAAAATCTATACTTTTGCAGATGAATTAACATTAAGGTAGATGAGAGATTTATTCGATAGAATCATTGAGAACAAAGGACCTTTGGGAAAATGGGCCTCACAGGCTGAAGGCTATTTTGTTTTTCCCAAGTTGGAAGGACCAATTTCCAACAGAATGAAGTTTCAAGGAAAGGACGTTATAACGTGGAGTATCAATGACTATCTAGGTTTAGCCAACCTACCTGAAATCAAGAAAGTGGACGGGGAAGCCGCTATGGAGCACGGAGCCGCCTATCCTATGGGCGCACGTATGATGAGCGGCCACACCGATTATCACGAACAATTGGAAAAGGAATTGGCCGAGTTCGTGAACAAGGAAGCTGCTTATTTGCTCAATTTTGGATACCAAGGATTTATGTCCGTGGTGGATGCCTTAGTTTCCAAAGACGATATCATTGTATACGATGTGGATTGCCATGCTTGTATTATTGATGGTGTTCGTTTGCACATGGGCAAGCGCTTCACCTTTAAGCATAACGATGCTGAAAGTTTGGAGAAGAATTTGGAGCGTGCCACCAAATTGGCCAGCGAGACCGGTGGCGGTATCTTGGTTATTTCTGAAGGAGTTTTTGGAATGCGCGGTGAGCAAGGTATCCTTAAGGAGATTGTAGCGCTCAAGAAAAAATTTAAGTTCCGATTGTTGGTAGATGATGCCCACGGATTTGGAACCTTGGGTAAAACAGGGGCCGGAGCAGGCGAGGAGCAAGGCATTCAGGATGATATTGATGTTTATTTGGCCACTTTCGCCAAGTCAATGGCCGGAATCGGTGCTTTTGTTGCCGCTCAAAAGGAAATCGTGGAATACTTAAAATATAATTTAAGGTCGCAAATGTTCGCTAAGTCATTACCTATGGTTTACGTAAAAGGCGCCTTAAAAAGATTACATATGTTGCGTACCATGCCAGAGCTTAAAGCTAAGCTTTGGGAGAATGTGAACGCACTCCAAAATGGATTAAAGGAGAGAGGGTTCGATATTGGTACAACGACCAGTTGCGTTACTCCCGTTTACTTAAATGGTAGTATTCCCGAAGCGATGGCCTTGGTG is drawn from Flagellimonas sp. MMG031 and contains these coding sequences:
- a CDS encoding cysteine synthase family protein encodes the protein MKKQINAHSNILDLIGSTPLVKLNRITAPLTGNFYAKLECFNPGHSAKDRIAIHIIEEAERKGILKPGSTIIETTSGNTGFSLAMVSIVKGYKCILAVSSKSSPDKIDMLRSMGANVYVCPAHVSADDPRSYYEVAKRLHSETPNSIYINQYFNELNIDAHYSSTGPEIWEQTNGQITHLVACSGTGGTISGIARYLKEQNPNIKVLGVDAYGSVLKKYHETGEFDHNEVYPYRIEGLGKNLIPAATDFNAIDRYVKVTDGESAHMARKLAHTEGIFAGYTSGAATQALYQLNTEGEFTEDSNVVVVFPDHGSRYMSKVYSNEWMENQGFFDIQNAEIPEEIKYIK
- a CDS encoding aminotransferase class I/II-fold pyridoxal phosphate-dependent enzyme codes for the protein MRDLFDRIIENKGPLGKWASQAEGYFVFPKLEGPISNRMKFQGKDVITWSINDYLGLANLPEIKKVDGEAAMEHGAAYPMGARMMSGHTDYHEQLEKELAEFVNKEAAYLLNFGYQGFMSVVDALVSKDDIIVYDVDCHACIIDGVRLHMGKRFTFKHNDAESLEKNLERATKLASETGGGILVISEGVFGMRGEQGILKEIVALKKKFKFRLLVDDAHGFGTLGKTGAGAGEEQGIQDDIDVYLATFAKSMAGIGAFVAAQKEIVEYLKYNLRSQMFAKSLPMVYVKGALKRLHMLRTMPELKAKLWENVNALQNGLKERGFDIGTTTSCVTPVYLNGSIPEAMALVKDLRENHGIFCSIVVYPVIPKGLILLRLIPTATHTMQDIEETLDAFSAIRERLQNGTYKRLSAAVAAAMGE